In Bombus huntii isolate Logan2020A chromosome 9, iyBomHunt1.1, whole genome shotgun sequence, a single window of DNA contains:
- the LOC126869220 gene encoding SEC23-interacting protein-like isoform X3: protein MNGAELNSFVGQEPASLQNSTTSTTAADAESEFTPIPLHPEENKNPPSQPTKQGYLTSILSSLPNLSLSSITGDNSTSQANQGVEKVTGVQNTNPYVPSHDRNSLRDTSPPVVANFHDPRRTNFAGSVEVNSGISGSLSAPPQPTVPPTLPSSTNGPISYRLGSQRRLKYAPLPDLTSNASKQYSAPVTQPLAISNIATPNIFNPNESIAPVPSYQPVETSISTNSPSLQRSTPEYLSQANSLQESFRSSPVAATVPYSSSGTSRSVTPQNQNSGSETVPVVDRPNVPLSSARTIPLQVPEPITPQNTPANVSYYAFDAYAGQRDFPPKTVNLEKEPVVAKSQTDSPLPILKDSTVRPSAEAKPSVTFAPVSAVQVSEKLEHLLAERKEDSPDLPTETPTKVEESAKQCEIAESFDDVNLTSAEDKYELPKSDALSNAFVRQEASEAIQPTVPSQEVHTDLEKFDAPQSHGVPSNVQPPQQYYQPQSFASSGDVFVGKLPDQRLSSSAAVASVASTFPDPSNNFAQSASSFFATPKEDTSSFSTFQYKEHSTNAPVDVLYSGNDLQQVSFGSSIDSSFVSPSIPVAQSPWDGNQISQTVIATCNASAQQPQQPLFYNPAQFQELPQYAPASHLYAPPVQNITTNHAHHYFNNFAGPTKTYDITSGIGIEFPTTSSVTATVPEPTGSATLNPVQMSVNPLGGRDNADGVSNIQNLTAGSMDKRMQYRGVYHHWFYRKKVEHKVLWLPFSMQDSLRLEDVHNSSEITPETTVATDGGRYDVDILRRQRSPVYWSGESTEVRRCSWFFKGPTESRYVPYDESIAAKLEEEYKQACLSNSWNRRIDLNSGEYIIFHSATVQAHYLTAASPELAASWGNSAGSEDSAYLQGAGSRPKVIKRGLDEFHIEDGEPEKVDHLLFIVHGIGSVCDLKFRTVEEVVDEFRSISLQLVQSHYRTASEQRIVNRIEVLPISWHTTLHSEDTGIDKKLQAITLESIPKLRHFTNDTLLDILFYTSPVYCQTITETVGNEINRLAALFKKRNPDFDGGIYLGGHSLGSLILFDLLCHQKPLSDNTSCDDSETNEEQNQENIDPSQLSNRVAKRRLSKKISYVVGSAGTGQPYIHYTQLHFHPRAFFALGSPIGMFVTVRGIDMLGEDFALPTCPAFFNIFHPFDPVAYRVEALINPDAPKYRPMLIPHHKGRKRMHLELKETMARVGADLKQRLLDSVRSTWNSVYQLAVFHRSDNNTLEREIDKVMEEQLQQTVSDQQTNDDIDVEFKVGNLNGGRRIDYVLQEAPFEYINEYIFALTSHVCYWESEDTMLMILKEIYGSDGIQTDAQLPQQTLCVERLSPSPTLSSSSKCDGIPPMARVIGMNPTTPISEKPVSPPPKSGFVKKS, encoded by the exons GTGCTGAACTGAACAGCTTCGTAGGTCAGGAGCCGGCGAGTTTACAGAATTCAACGACATCGACAACTGCAGCCGATGCGGAAAGTGAATTCACGCCAATACCCCTGCATCCTGAAGAAAACAAGAATCCACCGAGTCAGCCAACGAAACAAGGATACCTCACCTCCATTCTTTCCTCCTTGCCGAATTTATCATTGTCATCGATTACCGGCGACAATTCGACATCTCAGGCGAATCAAGGAGTGGAGAAAGTAACCGGTGTACAGAATACAAATCCTTATGTGCCTTCGCATGATCGTAACTCGTTGAGGGATACGTCACCTCCTGTAGTCGCCAATTTTCACGATCCTCGACGCACGAACTTTGCAGGATCCGTCGAGGTTAATTCTGGAATTAGCGGAAGTTTGTCAGCCCCGCCACAACCGACGGTGCCACCTACGCTTCCTTCGTCAACAAATG gACCCATTTCATATCGGCTTGGCAGTCAAAGACGTCTTAAATACGCACCGCTGCCCGATTTAACATCAAACGCGTCCAAACAATATTCCGCCCCGGTAACTCAACCGTTAGCCATATCGAATATCGCAACACCTAATATATTCAATCCAAACGAATCTATCGCGCCAGTTCCAAGTTATCAACCCGTTGAAACGTCGATTTCCACCAATTCACCGTCGTTACAACGTTCCACGCCGGAGTATCTGTCACAGGCCAACTCTTTGCAAGAGTCTTTTAGGTCCAGTCCAGTGGCAGCAACAGTTCCTTACAGCTCTAGCGGCACTTCGCGAAGTGTAACGCCTCAGAATCAAAATTCGGGTTCTGAAACTGTTCCTGTCGTCGACAGACCAAACGTTCCTCTGTCGTCTGCCCGGACAATTCCTCTGCAAGTTCCGGAACCGATTACTCCACAGAATACTCCGGCCAACGTTTCTTACTACGCGTTTGATGCATACGCTGGTCAACGAGATTTCCCTCCGAAGACGGTCAACTTAGAAAAAGAACCGGTGGTAGCGAAGAGTCAAACAGACTCGCCTTTGCCAATTTTGAAGGACAGTACTGTGAGACCCAGCGCGGAGGCGAAACCTTCTGTAACCTTTGCGCCAGTGTCTGCGGTTCAAGTTTCGGAGAAGTTGGAACACTTGCTTGCCGAACGAAAGGAAGATTCGCCGGACCTACCCACCGAGACGCCAACGAAAGTCGAGGAAAGTGCAAAACAGTGTGAAATCGCTGAGAGTTTCGACGATGTAAATTTAACTAGTGCTGAAGACAAGTACGAGTTACCGAAATCTGACGCGTTGAGCAATGCGTTTGTAAGACAAGAGGCTTCAGAGGCGATACAGCCAACGGTACCTTCCCAGGAAGTGCACACAGACCTCGAAAAGTTCGATGCACCGCAGAGTCATGGTGTTCCATCGAACGTGCAACCTCCACAACAATATTATCAACCCCAGTCTTTCGCATCGAGTGGTGACGTCTTTGTGGGAAAGCTGCCAGACCAGAGGTTGAGTTCTTCTGCAGCGGTTGCTTCAGTCGCCAGCACATTCCCCGATCCCTCTAACAATTTCGCACAATCTGCGAGCTCGTTCTTCGCTACGCCGAAGGAGGATACCAGCTCGTTTTCTACTTTCCAGTACAAAGAACATAGCACGAATGCCCCTGTAGACGTACTTTATTCGGGAAACGATTTGCAACAAGTGTCGTTCGGTAGCTCGATCGATTCCAGTTTCGTTAGTCCTTCGATACCCGTAGCTCAGTCGCCGTGGGACGGTAATCAAATTTCTCAGACTGTGATTGCAACATGTAACGCGTCTGCTCAACAACCGCAACAGCCGTTGTTTTACAATCCCGCACAATTTCAAGAATTACCGCAATACGCACCTGCAAGCCACTTGTACGCGCCACCAGTGCAAAATATAACAACGAACCACGCTCATCactatttcaataatttcgcTGGACCAACGAAAACGTACGATATAACGAGTGGAATTGGCATTGAATTTCCTACTACGTCTTCTGTGACGGCAACCGTACCTGAACCCACAGGTTCGGCTACACTGAATCCAGTTCAGATGTCAGTTAACCCATTGGGTGGACGCGATAACGCTGACGGTGTTTCTAATATTCAGAACTTG ACTGCTGGCTCTATGGATAAACGCATGCAGTACAGAGGGGTGTATCACCATTGGTTTTATCGCAAGAAGGTGGAACACAAAGTGCTATGGCTTCCGTTCTCCATGCAAGACAGCTTGCGTTTAGAAGACGTTCACAACTCTAGCGAAATCACCCCTGAAACGACAGTTGCTACTGACGGAGGTCGTTACGACGTGGACATTTTACGTCGTCAGAGATCCCCCGTTTATTGGAGTGGAGAATCGACGGAAGTGAGACGATGTTCTTGGTTCTTCAAAGGACCAACCGAGTCAAGATACGTTCCTTACGACGAAAGTATTGCTGCCAAACTCGAGGAAGAATATAAACAAGCATGTCTGTCGAACAGTTGGAACCGAAGGATCGACTTGAACAGCGGAGAATACATCATCTTTCACAGTGCCACAGTTCAGGCCCATTATTTGACAGCTGCATCACCAGAATTGGCAGCTTCGTGGGGCAATAGCGCg GGCTCAGAGGACAGTGCATATTTACAGGGTGCTGGTAGTAGGCCTAAGGTGATAAAAAGAGGCCTTGACGAGTTCCACATCGAAGATGGCGAGCCTGAGAAAGTGGATCATCTTCTGTTCATCGTTCATGGCATTGGAAGCGTTTGTGACTTGAAATTCCGAACCGTGGAAGAAGTTG TCGACGAATTTCGAAGTATTTCGCTGCAGTTAGTCCAGTCACATTATCGAACCGCCAGTGAACAGAGAATCGTGAATAGGATAGAAGTTTTACCAATCTCGTGGCACACGACGCTTCATTCCGAGGATACTGGAatcgataaaaaattacaagcGATCACTTTGGAGAGTATACCGAAATTACGACATTTCACCAATGACACATTGCTCGACATACTTTTCTATACTAGTCCAGTATATTGTCAAACCATAACAGAGACGGttggaaatgaaataaacaGACTAGCCGCTCTTTTCAAGAAACGTAATCCGGATTTCGATGGTGGAATATATCTGGGCGGCCATTCTTTAGGtagtttaattttatttgatctTCTGTGCCATCAGAAACCGCTGTCGGATAATACATCGTGTGATGACAGTGAAACTAACGAAGAGCAA AATCAAGAAAATATCGATCCCTCTCAATTATCCAATCGTGTAGCGAAACGACGTCTCAGTAAAAAGATCAGCTACGTAGTAGGTTCTGCCGGAACGGGTCAGCCTTATATACACTATACACAATTACATTTTCACCCACGTGCCTTTTTCGCTCTCGGTAGTCCAATTGGTATGTTCGTGACAGTTCGTGGCATTGATATGCTCGGGGAAGACTTTGCATTACCAACGTGTCCCGCCTTTTTCAACATATTTCACCCGTTCGACCCAGTAGCTTATAGAGTCGAAGCACTCATTAATCCAGATGCTCCTAAATATCGACCAATGTTGATTCCCCACCATAAGGGACGTAAGAGAATGCATTTAG AATTAAAGGAGACAATGGCGCGGGTCGGCGCGGATCTGAAGCAGAGGCTACTGGATTCCGTAAGAAGTACATGGAATTCTGTCTATCAGTTGGCAGTGTTTCACAGATCAGATAATAACACACTCGAGCGTGAAATAGACAAAGTTATGGAAGAACAGTTACAACAAACAGTTTCGGATCAACAAACTAACGACGATATCGATGTTGAGTTTAAAGTGGGCAACCTAAATGGCGGGCGAAGAATAGATTACGTCCTTCAAGAAGCTCCGTTCGAGTACATTAACGAGTACATTTTTGCATTGACAAGTCACGTCTGTTACTG GGAGTCTGAGGATACTATGCTGATGATTTTAAAGGAAATATATGGCTCCGATGGCATTCAGACAGACGCACAACTTCCACAGCAAACATTGTGCGTAGAACGGCTGTCCCCATCGCCAACCTTGTCGTCGTCCTCTAAATGTGACGGGATACCGCCTATGGCACGTGTCATTGGAATGAATCCTACTACACCTATATCTGAAAAACCTGTTAGCCCACCGCCTAAAAGCGGATTTGTTAAAAAGTCATGA